A stretch of the Nyctibius grandis isolate bNycGra1 chromosome 13, bNycGra1.pri, whole genome shotgun sequence genome encodes the following:
- the MCF2 gene encoding proto-oncogene DBL isoform X2, with amino-acid sequence MTLQKIAASFPGNLHLVMVLRPTGFFQRTFTDIGFRFSQEDFLLKLPVVMLSSVSDLLTYIDEQQLTPEFGGTLEYCHSEWVIFRTAIESFALTVKEIAQMLQSFGTELAETELPDDMYSIERILALRTEKYYQLKEDITAVTKEGNLLLSSFEEPDPGECSQDQHHERPGDWETVNRLLGQLREMETAFDGFWEKHQLKMEQYLQLWKFEQSFQEVKNAIEFLMGQQAELPDTGDSVPQVKQRLKDLGHFDGMAQDLIGKAQVVILHGHQLAANHHYALNLICQQCNELRHHSDVLSDEIKRKQMRLQKTLDLHTRLQQALQCCDEGAYLLANQQMDKCQSKEGAQKALQDIERFLESSSAYLNYDPQALHYDFESVLTSELKCQIQSVQVKLENVRSMFENRQSCFKKLLDKHVRPVQLVAPRPENPPRSKSPLFSPKHGVDFNSSLKFSFDLSLPGKKTSRKTPSSRKIEVMHDYQEKRNSLQSFISDSDDNLDILKGHVINELIETERVYVEELFTVLTGYRAEMDNPAMLILLPPVLRNRKDILFGNMPEIYDFHNKIFLHSLESCLGAPERVGFCFLDRREDFQMYEKYCQNKPRSESLWRQCSESTFFQECQRRLEHKLGLDSYLLKPVQRLTKYQLLLKELLKYSTSCDGVQELQEALVAMLDLLKSVNDSMHQISITGYDGDLSELGKVLMQGSFSVWTGHRKGPTKMKDLARFKPMQRHLFLYEKALVFCKKREEHGDGYDKTSSYSFKHFLKMNAVGITENVKGDHRKFEIWYSGREEVYVVQAQTVDLKMAWLNEIRKILFKQQELIKVEKQQPGSCTDQLPLSSQLSDGKQQRASISSEENDSERTSPVMLDGGLLSPQNKPHRSWPGMSQSLEICEGLEEWSGNQYLSNCSDTEEEDGNQLSPGKYKALADCKRRGSEDLLVKNGDEIQLLHEDGEGQWLVKNLNRRKEGWIPVHSLQIVVGDCRFRNAKVADAALCNTRKFSSP; translated from the exons GCATCTTTCCCAGGGAACCTGCACTTAGTGATGGTTCTTCGTCCCACGGGGTTTTTCCAACGCACCTTCACTGACATTGGATTTCGGTTCAGTCAGGAGGATTTTCTACTCAAGTTACCG GTTGTTATGCTGAGCTCGGTTAGCGACCTGCTGACATACATTGATGAACAGCAATTAACCCCGGAGTTTGGAGGCACCCTGGAGTACTGCCACAGCGAGTGGGTCATCTTCAGGACT GCGATAGAGAGTTTTGCACTAACCGTGAAGGAAATTGCACAGATGTTACAATCCTTTGGCACGGAGCTGGCAGAGACCGAGCTACCAGACGACATGTATTCAATCGAGCGCATCCTGGCCCTGCGCACGGAGAAGTACTACCAGCTCAAG GAAGATATTACAGCAGTCACAAAAGAGGGAAACCTGCTTTTGAGCAGTTTTGAAGAGCCTGACCCTGGGGAATGCAGTCAGGACCAGCACCACGAGAGGCCTGGGGACTGGGAGACTGTGAATCG GTTACTTGGTCAGCTGCGTGAAATGGAGACTGCTTTTGATGGCTTCTGGGAAAAACATCAGTTAAAAATGGAGCAATATTTACAACTGTGGAAGTTTGAGCAAAGTTTTCAAGAG GTCAAGAATGCCATTGAATTTTTAATGGGTCAGCAAGCGGAGCTGCCCGACACTGGCGACAGTGTCCCACAAGTAAAACAGAGGCTCAAGGACTTGGGTCATTTTGATGGTATGGCTCAG GATCTGATAGGGAAGGCTCAGGTGGTGATACTACACGGACACCAGCTAGCAGCAAATCATCACTACGCGCTCAACCTGATCTGCCAGCAATGCAACGAGCTGCGGCACCATTCTGATGTCTTGTCTGATGAGATCAAAAGGAAGCAGATGCGACTGCAGAAGACCTTGGATCTTCATACCCGCCTTCAGCAG gctctgcagtgctgtgatGAAGGTGCCTATCTGCTCGCCAACCAGCAGATGGATAAGTGCCAGTCTAAAGAAGGCGCTCAGAAAGCTCTCCAGGACATAGAAAGATTTCTTGAAAGCTCTTCAGCCTACTTAAACTATGATCCCCAAGCCCTACACTACGATTTTGAGTCAGTCTTAACATCTGAATTGAAG TGCCAGATACAGTCAGTGCAGGTCAAGCTTGAAAACGTTCGAAGCATGTTTGAGAATCGGCAGTCTTGCTTCAAGAAGCTGTTGGATAAACACGTGCGACCTGTCCAGTTAGTAGCCCCTCGGCCAGAAAATCCACCAAGATCAAAATCACCATTATTCTCTCCTAAACACg GTGTGGATTTTAATTCCAGtttgaaattttcatttgatctctctctccctgGGAAGAAGACATCAAGAAAAACGCCAAGTTCTCGTAAG ATCGAAGTAATGCACGACTATCAGGAAAAACGGAATTCCCTGCAGTCTTTTATTTCAGACAGTGACGACAACTTAGATATACTAAAAGG ccACGTCATAAATGAGCTTATAGAAACTGAGAGAGTGTACGTAGAGGAACTCTTCACTGTTTTGACG GGCTACAGAGCTGAGATGGATAACCCCGCCATGCTCATCCTCCTGCCTCCCGTGCTGAGGAACAGGAAGGACATCCTCTTTGGAAACATGCCCGAGATATACGACTTCCACAACAA AATTTTCCTGCAcagtctggaaagctgcctgggaGCACCCGAGAGAGTGGGATTTTGTTTCCTAGACAGG CGCGAGGATTTCCAGATGTATGAGAAATACTGCCAGAACAAGCCCCGGTCAGAGTCCCTGTGGAGGCAGTGCTCCGAAAGCACCTTCTTCCAG GAATGCCAAAGAAGATTAGAGCACAAACTCGGGCTGGATTCCTATTTACTCAAACCAGTGCAGCGCCTGACAAAATACCAGTTACTTCTGAAG GAGTTGCTAAAGTACAGCACGAGCTGTGATGGAGTTCAGGAACTTCAAGAAGCTCTGGTTGCAATGTTGGATTTGCTAAAGTCGGTCAATGACTCTATGCATCAGATTTCAATAACAGGATATGAT GGTGACCTGAGCGAACTGGGGAAAGTATTGATGCAAGGATCTTTCAGTGTTTGGACGGGACACCGAAAAGGTCCAACAAAAATGAAGGATCTTGCCAGGTTCAAGCCAATGCAGAGACATCTGTTCCTGTACGAGAAAGCCTTGGTCTTCTGCAAGAAGCGAGAAGAGCATGGAGACGGATATGACAAAACCTCATCTTAcagttttaagcattttttgAAA ATGAATGCAGTTGGAATAACTGAGAATGTGAAAGGAGATCATCGGAAATTTGAGATCTGGTATAGTGGGCGAGAAGAGGTCTATGTCGTACAG GCCCAAACAGTAGATCTGAAGATGGCATGGTTGAATGAAATACGAAAAATTTTGTTCAAGCAGCAGGAGCTTATAAAAG tggagaagcagcagcccgGCTCATGCACGGACCAGCTCCCGCTCTCCTCCCAGCTGAGTGATGG aaagcagcagagagcctCCATAAGCTCAGAAGAGAACGACTCGGAGCGCACCAGCCCGGTGATGCTGGACGGTGGGCTCCTGTCCCCCCAGAACAAGCCCCACAGAA GCTGGCCGGGAATGTCACAGTCCCTGGAAATCTGCGAGGGGCTGGAGGAGTGGTCGGGTAACCAGTACCTCTCCAACTGCTCGGACACTGAGGAGGAGGACGGGAACCAGCTG TCTCCAGGAAAATATAAAGCCCTCGCAGACTGCAAGAggagaggatcagaggacctGCTGGTGAAAAACGGGGATGAAATTCAGCTCTTGCATGAAGATGGTGAGGGACAGTG GTTGGTGAAAAAcctaaacagaagaaaagaaggctggATTCCTGTCCACAGCCTGCAGATAGTAGTCGGTGACTGCAGATTTCGGAATGCCAAAGTCGCAG